One segment of Pyricularia oryzae 70-15 chromosome 3, whole genome shotgun sequence DNA contains the following:
- a CDS encoding trimethyllysine dioxygenase — protein MSHLLARRLLCGVARPSFHTWTRTPTLNKQAVRHLKSVASKNATEATTSPVKPPDNVRSYMQPIVDIRHPNFITLPAQHLRRARNIEEPPLREKLSNFWLRDNCRCTECVNQDTMQKNFDTFSIPHDVRPVAAGIEGDNLVVTWDHENHRSVYPLDFIYNYIFSHKPQSAFHSQVQWTAPDVQDNPPTVPFDEVMNPDSEEGIAKLTRLIQIYGFAFVSNTPVSPDETKVLLEHIGPIRNTHYGGFYDFIPDLALADTAYTNLALPAHTDTTYFTEPAGLQAFHLLSHHPPPSAQSGAVAEGGKSLLVDGFKAAYILRKEDPHAFEILRKQAIPWHASGNKGIAIRPSQNFPVLETAPWRVRWNNDDRGVVPFGGESQDADLGNQELWYAAARKWNEIIKRKEMEYWVQLTPGNVLIFNNWRVLHGRSAFEGVRRICGGYINNDDFISRYRNTNFSREEVLRQVIG, from the exons ATGTCACACCTTTTGGCACGTCGATTACTGTGTGGTGTGGCTAGGCCTTCGTTCCACACCTGGACCCGGACACCGACCTTGAACAAACAAGCAGTTCGACATCTGAAAAGCGTCGCTTCAAAAAATGCAACTGAGGCCACGACCAGTCCTGTCAAGCCACCTGACAATGTCAGATCATATATGCAGCCTATCGTCGACATTAGACACCCAAACTTCATCACTCTTCCAGCCCAACATCTTCGAAGAGCGCGAAATATAGAAGAGCCTCCTCTGCGGGAAAAATT ATCAAACTTTTGGCTTCG TGACAACTGTCGCTGTACCGAGTGTGTGAACCAGGATACTATGCAGAAGAACTTTGATACGTTTTCC ATCCCCCATGATGTACGTCCCGTTGCCGCTGGTATTGAAGGCGACAATCTGGTCGTTACCT GGGACCACGAAAACCACCGTAGCGTCTATCCGCTAGACTTCATATACAACTACATATTCTCCCACAAGCCCCAATCTGCATTTCATAG TCAAGTCCAATGGACTGCCCCCGATGTCCAAGATAATCCTCCGACAGTTCCATTTGATGAGGTCATGAACCCGGACTCGGAGGAAGGAATTGCAAAGTTGACCAGGTTAATT CAAATATATGGCTTCGCCTTTGTGTCCAACACTCCTGTGTCTCCCGACGAGACAAAAGTATTGCTAGAGCATATTGGCCCAATCCGCAATACACACTATGGCGGCTTTTACGACTTCATCCCAGACCTGGCCCTGGCTGACACGGCCTACACAAACCTTGCCCTTCCTGCCCACACCGACACTACCTACTTCACTGAACCCGCAGGCCTGCAGGCTTTCCACCTGCTCTctcaccaccctcctccatcAGCTCAGTCGGGCGCGGTAGCCGAAGGTGGCAAGTCGCTCCTCGTTGACGGCTTCAAAGCGGCTTACATCCTGCGCAAAGAAGACCCGCATGCATTCGAGATCCTGAGAAAGCAAGCCATACCCTGGCATGCTAGCGGGAATAAGGGCATCGCCATCAGACCAAGCCAAAATTTCCCGGTACTGGAAACGGCGCCATGGCGTGTGCGATGGAACAACGACGATCGTGGGGTGGTGCCTTTTGGGGGAGAATCACAAGATGCAGACCTTGGGAATCAAGAGCTTTGGTACGCGGCGGCAAGGAAATGGAACGAAATCATAAAGAGGAAGGAGATGGAATACTGGGTGCAGCTTACCCCCGGTAACGTACTGA TATTCAACAACTGGCGAGTCCTCCACGGTAGGAGCGCCTTTGAGGGTGTCAGGAGGATCTGTGGAGGTTACA TCAACAACGACGATTTCATATCCCGCTACAGAAACACCAACTTCTCTCGAGAAGAGGTCCTCCGGCAGGTGATTGGATGA
- a CDS encoding serine/threonine-protein phosphatase 2B catalytic subunit has product MENDGGANAPISNEERRNIQVDNAIRAIREKKPLPEIDFSIHTMEDGTQVNTAERVCKDVQAPAMFKPTDEQFFEDESHEKPDIAFLKQHFYREGRLTHEQALWILKKGTEILRSEPNLLEMDAPITVCGDVHGQYYDLMKLFEVGGDPAETRYLFLGDYVDRGYFSIECVLYLWCLKIHYPKTLWLLRGNHECRHLTDYFTFKLECKHKYSEAVYDACMESFCSLPLAAVMNKQFLCIHGGLSPELHTLDDIRNIDRFREPPTQGLMCDILWADPLEDFGQEKTSDFFLHNHVRGCSYFFSYPAACAFLEKNNLLSVIRAHEAQDAGYRMYRKTRTTGFPSVMTIFSAPNYLDVYNNKAAVLKYENNVMNIRQFNCTPHPYWLPNFMDVFTWSLPFVGEKITDMLLAILGTCSEEELREGDSSSTSPGPQSPPQTPALPEAAGDGEGSSTSANAAAMDPESIEFKRRAIKNKILAIGRLSRVFQVLREESERVTELKTVSGGRLPAGTLMLGAEGIKNAISSFEDARKVDLQNERLPPSHEEVVRQNEEERAQALERATKEADNDKKLQTLSRRLSTSSSSDRKK; this is encoded by the exons ATGGAGAATGACGGCGGCGCCAATGCGCCCATCTCCAACGAGGAGCGCCGCAACATCCAGGTTGACAATGCTATCCGTGCCATTCGCGAGAAGAAGCCTCTTCCCGAGATCGACTTTTCGATCCACACCATGGAAGATGGCACCCAGGTGAACACGGCCGAGCGAGTCTGCAAAG ATGTTCAAGCCCCGGCTATGTTCAAGCCCACCGATGAGCAGTTCTTCGAAGACGAAAGCCACGAGAAGCCCGACATTGCCTTCCTCAAGCAGCACTTCTACCGCGAGGGTCGCCTGACCCACGAACAAGCCCTTTGGATCCTGAAGAAGGGTACCGAGATCCTACGCAGCGAGCCCAACCTGCTGGAGATGGATGCCCCCATCACGGTCTGCGGCGACGTCCACGGCCAGTACTATGACTTGATGAAGCTCTTTGAGGTCGGTGGCGACCCGGCCGAGACGCGCTATCTGTTCCTGGGAGACTACGTCGACCGTGGCTACTTTAGCATCGAGTGCGTTCTATACCTCTGGTGTTTGAAGATACACTACCCCAAGACTTTGTGGTTGTTGCGCGGTAACCACGAGTGCCGTCACTTGACGGATTACTTCACCTTCAAGCTCGAGTGCAAGCACAAGTACTCGGAGGCGGTTTACGATGCCTGCATGGAATCATTCTGCAGTCTTCCTCTGGCTGCTGTCATGAACAAGCAGTTTCTTTGTATTCACGGTGGCCTGAGCCCAGAGCTGCACACTTTGGACGACATCAGAAAT ATTGACCGATTCAGGGAACCGCCCACACAAGGCCTGATGTGCGATATCCTTTGGGCAGACCCCCTGGAGGATTTTGGACAAGAAAAGACGAGTGATTTCTTCCTTCACAATCACGTCAGAGGATGCTCATATTTCTTTTCATACCCGGCCGCATGCGCATTTCTCGAAAAGAACAACCTGCTGTCCGTTATTCGAGCGCACGAGGCGCAAGATGCCGGGTATCGCATGTACCGAAAGACTCGCACCACCGGTTTCCCGAGTGTTATGACCATCTTCTCGGCACCAAACTACCTCGACGTTTACAACAACAAGGCTGCGGTTCTCAAGTATGAGAACAACGTCATGAACATCAGGCAGTTCAACTGCACGCCGCACCCGTACTGGCTCCCCAACTTCATGGACGTCTTCACTTGGTCGCTGCCTTTCGTGGGAGAAAAGATCACCGACATGCTGCTGGCCATCCTTGGGACGTGCTCTGAGGAGGAGTTGCGCGAGGGTGACTCGTCATCCACGTCGCCGGGTCCCCAGTCGCCACCTCAGACACCAGCCCTgcccgaggccgccggcgaTGGCGAAGGATCGTCCACATCGGCGAACGCCGCTGCAATGGATCCCGAATCGATCGAGTTCAAGCGGAGAGCTATCAAGAACAAGATTTTGGCCATCGGCAGGCTTTCGCGTGTGTTCCAGGTTCTCCGAGAAGAGTCGGAGAGGGTCACGGAGCTCAAGACGGTGTCGGGTGGTCGTTTGCCTGCTGGTACGCTCATGTTGGGCGCCGAGGGTATCAAGAACGCCATCAGCAGCTTCGAGGATGCTCGTAAGGTCGATCTTCAGAACGAGAGGCTCCCGCCCAGCCACGAGGAGGTTGTCCGACAGAACGAGGAGGAGCGTGCGCAAGCGCTCGAGCGGGCGACCAAGGAGGCTGACAACGATAAGAAGCTGCAGACTCTGTCGCGCAGGTTGAGCAC ATCGTCTAGCAGTGACCGCAAGAAATAG
- a CDS encoding fungal specific transcription factor domain-containing protein has protein sequence MDRMGFQMPPMGAPPIMNPPPQIFGGYDGMPMQLPPDMTAHMFADHSTLLDDANEAKRRRIARACDMCRKKKIKCDGKLPACTHCINYKTDCVFTQVEKKRSPPKGAKYIEGLENRLGRMESLLRLSGLLGEDDGATDLGTLEKRLAEKNRESRQASMAATSSPTSPSQTASGQDGSTPQSALASPEPRMDKDKDERRPSLTPAKKEGEEQEVETLSEMMCSLVTNNSGETRYIGSSSGFSIFSPRGIQWVNETTGDNSFQQMISDVSIDDHKWTNWKPEVFQDLFRRPVFIPIPPKPEAMSLLKDYFENFNCMFPLFHQPTFMHLVERQYSNDPYEGSGWWASFNCALAVAHRLRVMSNLVPQEEDDKAWKYIKNAMGVFSELTMRNTDLLSVQALLAMALFMQGTPNPQPTFLLIATAIRLSHSIGLHKRATGFNINPIELEQRKRVFWIAYMLDKDLCLRSGRPPAQDDNDMNVELPDADPEDNIGNIPLADGKGKMNLFRVMCELAVIESRVYNRLYATKATKQTDGELLNTIGELDQELEDWKDRIPIDFRPEHEIKASHTPLMLHVIILHFTYYNALTTIHRMSVHHGYWNSRLSNYAIQGLNAKPLNPRIFSSAALCSAAARASISLLKYIPQGDMSVIWLILYFPVSAHVTLFGNIIQNPLDQRARSDARLMSVVVQFLSTLGAEAETGGVHRMLAVCNEFERIAKLVIDKAEKENAGRRKRKNNEVTANNSNKSSSGNREQQSTPRPQSSSAHTPRAQHVVYTPNGSQMSPAPTHSNHSTPYHGGRMSNQSSPAMTPNHWPPPGDYVPGSAGMEGMEYGGNVNFAEMTGFTADIRQSVPPATAYFTQPHLPPDLYSLPVSLDWDWAEMSGGAYPSVENGAVGAMGLGQGAPPHGTQH, from the exons ATGGATCGCATGGGCTTTCAGATGCCCCCGATGGGGGCGCCGCCGATTATGAACCCTCCACCACAGATCTTTGGCGGCTACGATGGGATGCCGATGCAGCTCCCGCCCGACATGACGGCGCATATGTTTGCCGACCATAGTACACTCTTGGATGATGCCAACGAGGccaagaggaggaggatcgCGAGG GCTTGCGACATGtgcagaaaaaagaagatcaAGTGCGACGGAAAACTCCCAGCATGCACACACTGCATCAACTATAAGACGGATTGTGTTTTTACACAGGTAGAGAAGAAGAGGAGTCCGCCCAAGGG TGCCAAGTATATCGAGGGCCTTGAGAATCGATTGGGGCGTATGGAGAGCCTGCTGAGGCTGTCTGGTTTGCTTGGAGAAGATGATGGCGCCACAGATCTCGGTACCCTTGAGAAGAGGCTGGCGGAGAAGAACCGCGAATCAAGACAGGCCTCGATGGCAGCCACTTCGAGCCCAACGTCTCCGTCGCAAACAGCATCGGGCCAGGATGGCTCCACGCCTCAGAGCGCTCTGGCATCCCCGGAGCCTAGGatggacaaggacaaggacgagCGAAGACCTTCTCTTACACCGGCCAAAAAGGAaggagaagaacaagaagtaGAGACACTGTCAGAAATGATGTGTTCATTAGTTACGAATAACTCGGGCGAGACCAGATACATTG GGTCCTCGTCCGGATTCTCCATCTTCTCGCCTCGTGGAATTCAATGGGTAAACGAGACGACAGGCGACAACTCTTTCCAACAGATGATCTCTGATGTTTCTATCGACGACCACAAATGGACAAACTGGAAGCCCGAGGTTTTCCAGGACTTGTTCCGGCGGCCAGTATTCATCCCTATCCCTCCCAAGCCCGAGGCCATGTCGCTTCTCAAGGACTATTTTGAGAATTTCAACTGCATGTTCCCGCTCTTTCACCAGCCGACTTTCATGCACCTGGTGGAGCGACAATACTCAAACGATCCTTACGAGGGATCTGGATGGTGGGCCAGCTTCAACTGCGCTTTGGCCGTTGCCCACAGACTGCGAGTGATGAGCAACCTGGTACCGCAGGAGGAGGACGACAAGGCATGGAAGTACATCAAGAATGCCATGGGCGTCTTTTCTGAGCTCACGATGCGAAACACTGATCTTTTGAGCGTTCAGGCGCTCTTGGCTATGGCCCTCTTCATGCAGGGCACGCCAAACCCGCAGCCGACATTCCTGCTTATCGCTACGGCCATCCGACTGTCGCACAGCATCGGACTTCACAAGCGCGCGACGGGCTTCAACATTAATCCAATTGAGCTCGAGCAGCGGAAGCGCGTTTTCTGGATAGCGTACATGCTAGACAAGGACCTCTGCTTGAGATCAGGGCGCCCACCAGCCCAGGACGACAACGACATGAACGTTGAGCTTCCAGATGCCGATCCGGAGGATAACATTGGTAATATTCCCTTGGCAGACGGCAAAGGTAAAATGAACCTATTCCGGGTCATGTGCGAACTTGCGGTCATCGAGAGCCGCGTGTACAACCGCTTGTACGCGACAAAGGCAACCAAGCAAACGGACGGCGAGCTTCTCAACACCATCGGCGAGCTGGACCAGGAGCTTGAAGATTGGAAGGATAGGATACCAATCGATTTTAGGCCGGAGCACGAAATCAAGGCCTCACACACCCCGCTGATGCTGCACGtcattattttgcattttACGTACTACAATGCCTTGACAACGATCCATCGCATGTCGGTTCATCACGGCTACTGGAACAGCAGGTTATCAAACTACGCGATTCAGGGGCTGAATGCGAAGCCGCTCAACCCCAGGATCTTCTCATCGGCGGCTTTGTGTTCTGCTGCAGCAAGGGCCTCGATTTCCCTGCTCAAGTACATCCCGCAAGGTGATATGTCGGTCATCTG GCTCATCCTTTACTTCCCTGTATCGGCACACGTCACGTTATTCGGCAACATCATTCAGAATCCACTAGACCAACGCGCACGGTCTGACGCTCGTCTGATGAGTGTTGTCGTTCAATTTCTATCTACCCTTGGCGCAGAGGCGGAAACAGGTGGTGTGCACCGCATGTTGGCTGTGTGCAACGAATTTGAGCGCATCGCCAAACTGGTTATCGACAAggcggagaaagaaaacgcCGGGCGCCGCAAGCGAAAGAACAACGAAGTCACGGCCAATAACAGTAACAAATCAAGCAGCGGTAACAGGGAACAGCAGTCGACGCCACGGCCGCAGAGCAGCTCGGCGCACACTCCTCGCGCACAGCATGTCGTATACACACCTAACGGCAGCCAGATGTCGCCCGCGCCGACGCATAGCAACCACAGTACGCCGTACCACGGCGGTCGGATGAGCAACCAGTCCAGCCCGGCCATGACGCCAAACCATTGGCCGCCACCGGGTGACTACGTACCCGGCAGTGCAGGCATGGAAGGCATGGAGTATGGTGGGAACGTCAACTTTGCCGAGATGACTGGCTTTACGGCCGACATCAGGCAAAGTGTTCCGCCGGCGACGGCTTACTTCACCCAGCCGCACCTGCCGCCCGACCTGTACTCGCTGCCAGTGAGTCTGGACTGGGACTGGGCCGAGATGAGCGGAGGCGCTTATCCCAGTGTGGAAAACGGTGCCGTCGGGGCTATGGGGCTTGGGCAAGGAGCACCGCCGCATGGAACGCAGCATTGA
- a CDS encoding sorbitol utilization protein SOU2: protein MAETMKDGKFPHDNMVAPKSNRVMPLFSLKGRTAIVSGAGAGIGLAVAEAFAEAGANVAIWFNSNKEAHERAKDIEREYGVTCKAYQVNVTSYEEVEKAINQGVKDLNGRLDVFVANSGVAWEQGPLIDGGLDHYKKVMTTNMDGTIYCARVAGQHWRRQKKEGTTIDGKPLENYTYGSFIATGSMSGHIVNVPQLQTAYNAAKAGIIHMCRSLGVEWTGFARANSVSPGYINTEISSFAPAEVKNAWKDKIPMGREGETSELKGVYLYLASDAASYTTGTDICVDGGYAAP from the exons atgGCGGAAACAATGAAGGACGGCAAGTTTCCCCACGACAACATGGTGGCGCCCAAGTCGAACCGCGTCATGCCCCTCTTCTCGCTCAAGGGCCGCACCGCCATCGTgtctggtgctggtgccggtATCGGGCTTGCCGTGGCGGAGGCGTTTGCCGAGGCTGGCGCCAACGTCGCCATCTGGTTCAACAGCAACAAGGAGGCGCACGAGCGCGCAAAGGATATCGAGCGCGAGTATGGTGTTACTT GCAAGGCATACCAAGTCAACGTGACGTCGTACGAGGAGGTTGAGAAGGCGATCAACCAAGGCGTCAAGGACCTCAACGGCCGCCTCGACGTCTTCGTAGCCAACTCCGGCGTCGCATGGGAGCAGGGCCCCCTGATAGATGGCGGGCTGGACCACTACAAGAAGGTCATGACGACCAACATGGACGGCACCATCTACTGCGCGCGGGTAGCGGGACAGCACTGGCGCAGGCAAAAGAAGGAAGGAACGACCATTGACGGCAAGCCGCTCGAGAACTACACGTACGGAAGCTTCATCGCGACAGGCTCCATGAGCGGCCACATCGTCAACGTGCCGCAGTTGCAGACGGCATACAAcgcggccaaggccggcatcATCCACATGTGCCGCAGCTTGGGTGTCGAGTGGACCGGGTTCGCCAGGGCAAACTCAGTGTCGCCGGGCTACATCAACACCGAGATCTCGTCCTTCGCCCCAGCGGAGGTCAAGAACGCCTGGAAGGACAAGATCCCCATGGGCAGGGAGGGAGAAACCAGCGAGCTCAAGGGCGTCTACTTGTACCTGGCATCAGATGCGGCGTCGTACACGACCGGAACGGATATCTGCGTTGACGGTGGTTACGCGGCGCCGTGA